TCGACCTGATCCTGTTCTTCGTCTTCTGGGAGCTCGTGCTCGTCCCGATGTACTTCATGATCGGCATCTGGGGCGGCCCACGCCGCGAGTACGCGAGCGTGAAGTTCTTCCTCTACACGCTGTTCGGTTCGGTGTTCATGCTGGTCGCGTTCCTGGCGATCTTCTTCAAGGCCGGGGCGGTCACGTGGGACATCCAGGAGCTCAGCTCCATGGCGGGTCTCGGCAGCAGCACGTTCCAGATCTGGGCGTTCCTGGGCATGTTCCTCGGGTTCGCCATCAAGGTGCCGAGCTGGCCGTTCCACACGTGGCTGCCGGACGCCCACACCGAGGCACCGACCGTCGGGTCGGTCCTGCTGGCCGGCATCCTGCTGAAGATGGGGACCTACGGGTTCATCCGCATCGCCCTGCCCATCCTGCCGGAAGGTGCCGAGACGTTCGCGCCGCTCATCGGTCTGCTGGGGGTGATCGGCATCATCTACGGCTCGCTCTGTTGCCTCGCCCAGACCGACGTCAAACGGCTCATCGCGTTCTCGTCGGTCGGGCACATGGGCTTCGTCATGCTCGGTATCGCGACGCTGACCGAACGCGGGATCCAGGCTGCGCTGTACGGCAACATCGCGCACGGGCTCATCACCGGGCTGCTGTTCTTCCTCGCGGGGTCGATGCACGAGCGCTACCACACGCGCGAGATCGGTGAGATCGGCGGCGGCATGCTGGTCAAGATGCCGCGTTACGGCGTGCTCCTGACCTACACCGCGATCGCGTCGCTCGGACTGCCCGGTCTGGCCGGGTTCTGGGGTGAGTTCACCGCGATGTGGTCCGCGATCGTGCCCGCCCCGGCGCTTGACGCGGACTGGGGGGGTCTCTACCTCGGGTTCGTCGTCGCCGCGGCGGTCGGCACGGTCCTCACCGCCGGCTACTTCCTATGGATGCTCCAGCGGGTGAACCTCGGGCAGCCACCGGAACGGTGGGCTGGTAAGGAGCTCAGCGACGTCATGGCCATCGAGTACGTGTCGTGGCTGCCGTTGGCCGTCCTCATCCTCGCGCTCGGCGTCTACCCCAAGCTCGTGTTCGGCATCCAGGACGAGGCCGTCGCCAACCTCGTCACGTTCTTCTCGTGATCAGCTAGGAGCGCAGCGTCGTGGACATCGACTACCTGGCGATCGCGCCGGAGATCACGCTGGCCGGCACCGCGCTGGTCGTGCTCCTGCTCGACCTCGTCCTGAGCGACACCCGCAAGCGACTCGCCAACCCGGTGGCCGGGCTCGGCACCATCGTCGCGATCGTGCTCACGGCGATGCTGTGGGGCGACGATCGCTCGACGTTCGGCGGGATGTTCGTCGTGAACGACTTCGCCGTCGTGTTCAAGCTGCTGTTCCTCGGTGCGCTCCTGGCGGTCCTGCTCGTGAGCTACCGCTACTTCGCCACGGGCCGGTACTTCCAGGGTGAGTACTACTTCCTCCTGGTCACCGCCTTCCTCGGCATGATCGTCATGCCGTCGGCGCGCGACCTGCTGCTGCTGTTCGTGGCACTCGAGACCGTGTCGGTACCGGGCTTCATCATGGCCGGACTGCGCAAGCGCGACCTGTACTCGA
This genomic stretch from Actinomycetota bacterium harbors:
- a CDS encoding NuoM family protein, with the translated sequence MDPFTTGGWPIAVATFAPAVAAAFIALMPRTADRSARWAAVLVTGAVFVLSVVVVATFDYGARGELQFVTDVSWIEAINARYHIGIDGISMPLWVLTHLLTFLCALYTLRHLPEPGKPKGFLALMLLLQTGMAGTFIAFDLILFFVFWELVLVPMYFMIGIWGGPRREYASVKFFLYTLFGSVFMLVAFLAIFFKAGAVTWDIQELSSMAGLGSSTFQIWAFLGMFLGFAIKVPSWPFHTWLPDAHTEAPTVGSVLLAGILLKMGTYGFIRIALPILPEGAETFAPLIGLLGVIGIIYGSLCCLAQTDVKRLIAFSSVGHMGFVMLGIATLTERGIQAALYGNIAHGLITGLLFFLAGSMHERYHTREIGEIGGGMLVKMPRYGVLLTYTAIASLGLPGLAGFWGEFTAMWSAIVPAPALDADWGGLYLGFVVAAAVGTVLTAGYFLWMLQRVNLGQPPERWAGKELSDVMAIEYVSWLPLAVLILALGVYPKLVFGIQDEAVANLVTFFS